TTTATCAGTATTGATGTTATCGGCGTGATAAATGACCTTTGTTCTGTATTAATTATTTATCAAAAATAGTAAAATGGAACGACTTAGAGATACTATTGATTCGCTTACTCTCATGGTTAAAGGGTTGCTAGATGGTGTAAGCAGCTGCCTACGTTTTCTTTTTGCAGCAGTGTTGCTTTTCAATTCCAGTATTTTAGCAGGATGGGCGCAGCAACCCATTCAAACAATAAAGGGAACTGTGATGGATCGAGAAACGCAGGTTTCGCTTCCGGGAGCCACGGTGGTGGTGCTGCATACCGATCCTGTTTTGGGCACAGTTACCGATGCGAATGGGAATTTTCGCATTCCCAACGTGCCCGTTGGGCGTTACGATATTCAGGTAAGTTTTGTTGGTTACGAAACCTTTACCGCACGTGAAGTTATGGTGGGTTCTGGGAAAGAGGTTGTGCTAAATTTGGGGCTTAAGGAAGCTGCTGTGGCAATGGATGCGGTGGTGGTTAAGGCTGGGAGCAATAAGGAACGACCACTAAATTCTATGGCCACGCTTAGCGCTCGTCAGCTTAGCGTTGAGGAGTCGCAGCGCTATGCAGGTGGGCTTGACGATCCGGCTCGGCTTGCCACTGCTTTTGCAGGGGTGGCGGGTAATTTCAGCGGAAATGGTATTGCCATCCGAGGCAACTCTCCGCAGGGACTGCTTTGGCAGCTGGAGGGGGTAGAAATCTCCAATCCCAGCCACTTTGCCAATATTACCACCTTTGGCGCCGGAGGCATTACAGCCCTTAGCAGCATGATGCTTTCCAACTCCGACTTTTTTACCGGTGCATTTCCGGCAGAGTATGGCGATGCCCTTTCGGGCGTTTTCGACCTAAGGTTGCGAACAGGTAACTCCGATAGGCGTGAGTCTACCGTTCAGGTTGGAACCATTGGGTTGGACTTCTCCTCGGAGGGCCCTTTTCGTAAGGGTGGTAGTTCAACCTACCTTTTCAACTACCGCTACTCCACATTCAGCCTCATATCTTCCTTTCTTCCAGAAGATGCTGGTGGAATCAGGTATCAGGACCTCTCCTATAAGCTGAACTTTCCCTTAAAAAATAGTGGCGGAACCATCTCGTTCTGGGGACTTCTTGCCGGAGATAAATCACCGCAAAAGGCTGAAACCGACTCGCTGAAGTGGGAATTCAATCAGGATAGAGAGAAGGGGGTAAATAACCTGTTTAACGGAGCAATGGGGCTAACCTTTCGTCGTTCCGTAGGGCAATCGCTATTCAATACCACGGTGGCGGTATCGGGTAATGGAATCACCTCCACGCTCGATAGCCTTAACCACGATCTGCTTCTTGCACGCAAGCAGGACGTGGAAGGGCGGGAACTACGCTATTCGTTCAATAGCTTTGTTACCCATAAGTTTAGCCCTACTTTGGTAACCAAAACGGGCATCTCCGCTAACTTGTTGAGCTACCGGATTAAGCTTATTCACTCTCCCGGAGCCACCCTTCCTCTCGATACCGTTGTCAATGACCGCGGAAATCGTTGGCTACTGCAGGCATATTCGCAGTGGAAGTGGGAACCGGTATTCTGGCTAACGGTAAATGCGGGTGTTCATACACAGCATTTCACGCTCAATGGGGAAACAACGCTTGAGCCACGGATTGGTATTCGTGCTGCATTGGGCAAGCGGAGCAGCATTGGCATTGCATACGGGAACCATAGCCGTTTGGAGATGCTTCAGCTATACCTGTTGGAGCATGAATATGCTTCGGGTATTACTCAACCCAACACCAAGCTTAAGATGGCTCGGGCAAACCACCTAGTGTTGAGCTACGATTTGGCCATCTCCTCAACTATGCGCTTGAAGGTAGAGCCTTACTATCAGCAGCTCTACAATATTCCGGTAATACCCGATAGCTCTTGGAGCGTGCTTAATCTTGAGAAGGATTGGTTCTTCAGCGACTCCCTTTCAAACTCGGGTAAGGGGCGAAATTATGGTGTCGATGTTACGCTGGAACGCTTTCTCAGGAATGGTTACTACTTTCTGTTCACCGCCTCCCTATTTGAGTCGCGCAATAGCAGTGGTGATGGTGTATGGCGAAGCACCCGCTACGATAAGCGTTACGTGACGAACTTGCTCGGAGGAAAGGAGTGGATGGTTGGCCGCAGCAAGGCAAACGTGCTTGGCGTCAACGCCCGCATTAGTGCCTTTGGTGGCGACCATATTTCTCCGCTTGATTACGGTGCCTCTGTTGCATCGGGTGAAGTGATCTACGATGAGAACCATGCCTTTGCTAACCGTAAGCCCGATATTGTGAGCTGCGATCTTACTGTA
The Williamwhitmania sp. genome window above contains:
- a CDS encoding carboxypeptidase-like regulatory domain-containing protein produces the protein MERLRDTIDSLTLMVKGLLDGVSSCLRFLFAAVLLFNSSILAGWAQQPIQTIKGTVMDRETQVSLPGATVVVLHTDPVLGTVTDANGNFRIPNVPVGRYDIQVSFVGYETFTAREVMVGSGKEVVLNLGLKEAAVAMDAVVVKAGSNKERPLNSMATLSARQLSVEESQRYAGGLDDPARLATAFAGVAGNFSGNGIAIRGNSPQGLLWQLEGVEISNPSHFANITTFGAGGITALSSMMLSNSDFFTGAFPAEYGDALSGVFDLRLRTGNSDRRESTVQVGTIGLDFSSEGPFRKGGSSTYLFNYRYSTFSLISSFLPEDAGGIRYQDLSYKLNFPLKNSGGTISFWGLLAGDKSPQKAETDSLKWEFNQDREKGVNNLFNGAMGLTFRRSVGQSLFNTTVAVSGNGITSTLDSLNHDLLLARKQDVEGRELRYSFNSFVTHKFSPTLVTKTGISANLLSYRIKLIHSPGATLPLDTVVNDRGNRWLLQAYSQWKWEPVFWLTVNAGVHTQHFTLNGETTLEPRIGIRAALGKRSSIGIAYGNHSRLEMLQLYLLEHEYASGITQPNTKLKMARANHLVLSYDLAISSTMRLKVEPYYQQLYNIPVIPDSSWSVLNLEKDWFFSDSLSNSGKGRNYGVDVTLERFLRNGYYFLFTASLFESRNSSGDGVWRSTRYDKRYVTNLLGGKEWMVGRSKANVLGVNARISAFGGDHISPLDYGASVASGEVIYDENHAFANRKPDIVSCDLTVSYRINRKSHASTWSVKILNLLGAKEYYGYRMNLQTGRPEMESEAVMVPNISYKLEF